The following are encoded in a window of Thermoanaerobacter ethanolicus JW 200 genomic DNA:
- a CDS encoding transposase, translating to MKIKAKQLSLSDIYDDVQSFFEEDKPKFIKLFDSFIDLSELIPPSFYAHYYSHFGRHRDFSLESMLTSLIIQKILSIPTVQLLVHVLKLSKELRELCGFKRVPHPSQFSRFKSIFLKDLENFFNNLVNLTEPICQAINPSLSNILIADTTGFQPYVRENNPKFFDSLYRNIKKFSKSNPDFDAHSYACSKMPKFAHSNPDAKFSYINGHYCYSIKATILTNGLGIIQHISFYDDDSLNVNTAKSAAESKDLYDSKTLIPSLKEFFNLHPNFSYRYFLGDAGFDSFDNYKYLFSEHGIIPIIPINPRNSKNLPQPTFNSDGIPTCPRDPSLKMSYDGIVREKGRTTRIKWLCPMSKKVRLNGKTTYILQCDNPCTSSKCGRIFYTTLDIDFRKNTVVPRNSKKWSKLYEKRPIIEKSISLLKSSIAVDSFKLINTRSIKADVFLGAITQHIGLIITAKLGTFEHPLSLKKLLA from the coding sequence ATGAAAATCAAAGCTAAACAACTTTCTCTCTCCGATATTTACGATGATGTTCAATCCTTCTTTGAAGAAGATAAACCCAAGTTTATTAAACTCTTTGATTCCTTTATTGATTTATCTGAACTTATTCCACCTTCTTTTTACGCCCATTATTATTCTCACTTCGGGCGTCATAGGGATTTTTCTCTTGAATCTATGCTCACTTCTTTGATTATCCAAAAAATTCTCTCTATCCCTACTGTTCAACTCCTTGTCCATGTTCTTAAGCTCTCTAAAGAATTAAGAGAGCTTTGTGGCTTTAAAAGAGTCCCTCATCCTTCTCAATTCTCTAGATTTAAATCCATTTTCCTCAAAGATTTGGAGAATTTCTTCAATAATCTTGTTAATTTAACTGAGCCTATTTGTCAGGCTATTAATCCTTCACTTTCTAATATCCTCATCGCTGATACTACTGGCTTTCAACCTTATGTCAGAGAAAATAATCCTAAGTTCTTTGATTCCCTTTATAGAAATATTAAAAAGTTCTCTAAATCTAATCCTGATTTTGATGCCCACTCTTATGCTTGTTCTAAAATGCCTAAGTTCGCTCACTCTAATCCTGATGCTAAATTCTCTTATATTAATGGCCATTATTGTTACTCTATCAAAGCTACCATCCTCACTAATGGCTTAGGCATTATTCAGCATATTAGTTTCTATGACGATGATTCTTTAAATGTCAATACTGCTAAATCTGCTGCCGAGTCTAAAGATTTGTACGATTCTAAAACTTTAATCCCTTCTCTTAAGGAATTCTTTAATTTACATCCTAATTTCTCTTATAGATACTTCTTAGGTGACGCTGGGTTTGATTCTTTTGATAATTACAAATACTTGTTCTCAGAGCATGGCATAATCCCTATTATCCCTATTAACCCTCGAAATTCTAAAAACTTACCTCAGCCTACTTTTAACTCTGATGGTATCCCTACCTGCCCCCGTGACCCTTCTCTTAAAATGTCCTATGATGGCATCGTCCGGGAAAAAGGTAGAACTACCAGAATTAAATGGCTTTGCCCTATGTCCAAAAAAGTTAGACTAAACGGTAAAACTACTTATATCCTTCAATGTGATAACCCCTGTACCTCTTCTAAATGCGGCAGAATATTCTATACTACCCTTGATATTGATTTTAGAAAAAACACTGTTGTCCCTCGTAACTCTAAAAAGTGGTCCAAACTTTATGAAAAACGCCCTATTATTGAAAAATCTATTTCTCTTTTAAAAAGTTCTATCGCTGTTGATAGCTTTAAACTCATAAATACCAGGTCAATCAAAGCTGATGTTTTTCTTGGGGCTATCACTCAACATATTGGTTTAATTATTACTGCAAAACTTGGTACTTTTGAACATCCTTTATCTTTGAAAAAACTTTTGGCTTGA
- the dhaL gene encoding dihydroxyacetone kinase subunit DhaL: MKASEFCTSLFFFKKVGMALLSKVGGAAGPLYGSFFMKFGEPAENKEEVDFEVFYNMFKVAIESVEMRGKAVIGEKTMVDALRPGLYAFTKAIEENIEPKKAFEIFVEAAKKGADSTIPLVAKKGRAMRLGERAIGHLDPGAASSVLILETFRNNLP; this comes from the coding sequence ATTAAGGCTTCTGAATTTTGCACAAGTCTATTTTTCTTTAAAAAAGTAGGGATGGCTTTATTATCTAAAGTTGGTGGTGCTGCAGGACCATTGTATGGGAGCTTTTTTATGAAATTTGGAGAACCGGCGGAAAATAAAGAAGAAGTTGATTTTGAAGTTTTTTACAATATGTTTAAAGTGGCAATAGAATCGGTTGAAATGAGGGGTAAAGCTGTAATAGGAGAAAAAACGATGGTTGACGCTTTAAGGCCTGGGTTGTATGCTTTTACAAAGGCTATAGAAGAAAATATAGAGCCCAAAAAAGCGTTTGAAATATTTGTAGAAGCAGCTAAGAAGGGTGCAGATTCTACTATTCCATTGGTAGCAAAAAAAGGTAGAGCAATGAGACTCGGAGAAAGGGCAATAGGGCACCTTGATCCAGGTGCAGCTTCGTCAGTATTGATATTGGAGACATTTAGAAATAATTTACCGTAA
- a CDS encoding transposase: MKIKAKQLSLSDIYDDVQSFFEEDKPKFIKLFESFVDLSELIPSSFYAHYYSHFGRHRDFSLESMLTALIIQKILSIPTVQLLVHVLKLSKELRELCGFKRVPHPSQFSRFKSIFLKDLENFFNNLVNLTEPICQAINPSLSNILIADTTGFQPYVRENNPKFFDSLYRNIKKFSKSNPDFDAHSYACSKMPKFAHSNPDAKFSYINGHYCYSIKATILTNGLGIIQHISFYDDDSLNVNTAKSAAESKDLYDSKTLIPSLKEFFNLHPNFSYRYFLGDAGFDSFDNYKYLFSEHGIIPIIPINPRNSKNLPQPTFNSDGIPTCPRDPSLKMSYDGIVREKGRTTRIKWLCPMSKKVRLNGKTTYILQCDNPCTSSKCGRIFYTTLDIDFRKNTVVPRNSKKWSKLYEKRPIIEKSISLLKSSIAVDSFKLINTRSIKADVFLGAITQHIGLIITAKLGTFEHPLSLKKLLA; the protein is encoded by the coding sequence ATGAAAATCAAAGCTAAACAACTTTCTCTCTCAGATATTTACGATGATGTTCAATCCTTCTTTGAAGAAGATAAGCCCAAATTTATCAAACTCTTTGAATCTTTTGTTGATTTATCTGAACTTATTCCATCTTCTTTTTATGCCCACTATTATTCCCACTTTGGACGTCATAGAGATTTTTCTCTTGAGTCTATGCTCACTGCTTTGATTATCCAAAAAATTCTCTCTATCCCTACTGTTCAACTCCTTGTCCATGTTCTTAAGCTCTCTAAAGAATTAAGAGAGCTTTGTGGCTTTAAAAGAGTCCCTCATCCTTCTCAATTCTCTAGATTTAAATCCATTTTCCTCAAAGATTTGGAGAATTTCTTCAATAATCTTGTTAATTTAACTGAGCCTATTTGTCAGGCTATTAATCCTTCACTTTCTAATATCCTCATCGCTGATACTACTGGCTTTCAACCTTATGTCAGAGAAAATAATCCTAAGTTCTTTGATTCCCTTTATAGAAATATTAAAAAGTTCTCTAAATCTAATCCTGATTTTGATGCCCACTCTTATGCTTGTTCTAAAATGCCTAAGTTCGCTCACTCTAATCCTGATGCTAAATTCTCTTATATTAATGGCCATTATTGTTACTCTATCAAAGCTACCATCCTCACTAATGGCTTAGGCATTATTCAGCATATTAGTTTCTATGACGATGATTCTTTAAATGTCAATACTGCTAAATCTGCTGCCGAGTCTAAAGATTTGTACGATTCTAAAACTTTAATCCCTTCTCTTAAGGAATTCTTTAATTTACATCCTAATTTCTCTTATAGATACTTCTTAGGTGACGCTGGGTTTGATTCTTTTGATAATTACAAATACTTGTTCTCAGAGCATGGCATAATCCCTATTATCCCTATTAACCCTCGAAATTCTAAAAACTTACCTCAGCCTACTTTTAACTCTGATGGTATCCCTACCTGCCCCCGTGACCCTTCTCTTAAAATGTCCTATGATGGCATCGTCCGGGAAAAAGGTAGAACTACCAGAATTAAATGGCTTTGCCCTATGTCCAAAAAAGTTAGACTAAACGGTAAAACTACTTATATCCTTCAATGTGATAACCCCTGTACCTCTTCTAAATGCGGCAGAATATTCTATACTACCCTTGATATTGATTTTAGAAAAAACACTGTTGTCCCTCGTAACTCTAAAAAGTGGTCCAAACTTTATGAAAAACGCCCTATTATTGAAAAATCTATTTCTCTTTTAAAAAGTTCTATCGCTGTTGATAGCTTTAAACTCATAAATACCAGGTCAATCAAAGCTGATGTTTTTCTTGGGGCTATCACTCAACATATTGGTTTAATTATTACTGCAAAACTTGGTACTTTTGAACATCCTTTATCTTTGAAAAAACTTTTGGCTTGA
- a CDS encoding transposase, giving the protein MRIDSKLFLAKYDTLTTEQKEELEVMFWYSDDLRIAYLLKEEFNDKVLKCKNSKEAKIELKRWIQLAKESKIDEFKRCVQVFNRWFEEITNAFDIPYTNSATEGYNNKIKVLKRLAYGYRNFHRFRKRILYCNA; this is encoded by the coding sequence TTGAGAATTGACAGTAAGCTTTTTCTTGCAAAATATGATACTTTAACAACAGAACAAAAAGAAGAATTGGAAGTAATGTTCTGGTACAGTGATGACTTAAGAATAGCATACCTTTTAAAAGAAGAATTTAATGATAAAGTATTAAAATGCAAAAATTCAAAGGAAGCAAAAATAGAATTAAAAAGATGGATACAGTTAGCTAAAGAAAGCAAAATTGATGAATTTAAAAGATGTGTGCAAGTATTTAACCGTTGGTTTGAAGAAATAACAAATGCCTTTGATATACCATATACTAATTCTGCAACAGAAGGTTACAATAATAAAATTAAGGTGCTAAAAAGGCTTGCATATGGCTATAGAAATTTTCATCGATTTAGAAAGAGAATATTATATTGTAATGCTTAA
- the hflX gene encoding GTPase HflX, protein MEELNRNKKIERAILVGIISTPEDEESMEELKELALTAGAEVVGVMTQKRNTIDKAHYIGKGKLEELKFFAENQEVDLVIVNDELTGTQIKNMEDFLNVKVIDRTNLILDIFAKRAKSKEGMLQVELAQLKYRLPRLAGLGGQLSRLGGGIGTRGPGETKLETDRRHIKNRIKAIEKKLEEIERHRSLQRERRKKNRIPVIAIVGYTNAGKSTLLNALTNAEVYVENKLFATLDPTARRLVLPSGREVILIDTVGFIRKLPHDLVEAFKSTLEEVKYADLLLHVIDVTSPDMEEKIKVVEKVLSDLGAINTPKINVFNKIDLLEVVPKGNEREVYISAKNKIGFDKLLQAIEREIFKDVEVVNFLLPYDKTKEYNYLKEKTKIIGENYSEKGIMIKAEVQKEIKERLKDFIIV, encoded by the coding sequence ATGGAAGAGTTAAACAGAAATAAGAAAATAGAACGAGCTATTTTAGTAGGAATTATTTCTACACCTGAAGATGAAGAAAGCATGGAAGAATTAAAAGAACTTGCTTTAACAGCTGGAGCTGAAGTAGTAGGAGTAATGACACAAAAGCGCAATACAATTGACAAAGCTCACTATATTGGTAAAGGAAAGCTGGAAGAATTAAAATTCTTTGCTGAAAATCAAGAAGTTGACCTTGTCATTGTCAATGATGAACTTACTGGTACACAAATTAAAAATATGGAAGACTTTTTAAATGTAAAAGTTATTGATAGAACAAATCTTATTCTTGATATATTTGCAAAAAGAGCAAAGTCAAAAGAAGGAATGTTACAAGTAGAATTAGCTCAATTGAAGTATCGACTGCCACGTCTTGCAGGTCTTGGTGGACAACTTTCAAGATTAGGTGGAGGAATAGGTACAAGGGGTCCTGGTGAGACAAAATTAGAGACAGATAGAAGGCATATAAAGAATAGAATAAAAGCGATAGAAAAGAAGTTAGAAGAAATAGAAAGGCACAGAAGTTTACAAAGGGAAAGGCGTAAGAAAAACCGTATTCCTGTGATAGCTATAGTAGGGTATACAAATGCAGGAAAATCCACGCTGCTTAATGCTTTAACTAATGCAGAAGTATACGTTGAAAATAAATTATTTGCAACACTTGATCCTACTGCGCGGAGACTTGTTTTGCCTTCAGGGAGAGAAGTAATTTTGATTGATACTGTAGGTTTTATTAGAAAGTTGCCTCACGACCTCGTAGAGGCTTTTAAATCTACGCTAGAAGAGGTTAAATATGCAGATTTATTGCTTCATGTAATTGATGTGACTTCACCAGATATGGAGGAAAAGATAAAGGTTGTAGAAAAGGTTCTTTCAGATTTAGGGGCTATTAATACCCCTAAGATAAATGTTTTTAATAAAATTGACCTTTTGGAAGTTGTACCTAAAGGAAATGAAAGAGAAGTTTATATTTCTGCAAAAAATAAAATTGGATTTGATAAGTTATTGCAAGCAATAGAAAGAGAAATTTTTAAAGATGTGGAAGTAGTGAATTTTCTATTGCCTTATGATAAGACTAAAGAATACAATTATTTAAAAGAAAAAACAAAAATAATTGGAGAAAATTATAGTGAGAAAGGGATAATGATAAAAGCCGAAGTTCAAAAAGAAATAAAGGAAAGACTTAAAGATTTTATCATCGTTTAA
- a CDS encoding DUF3189 family protein, which yields MHIIYHCYGGTHTSVIAAYIHTVKLPMDRIPSKEELESIPLFDKLNGQNDPGHIVPIGTDEYGNNVYSMGVKNAKKLIEPALKDLYYHIFNTNEGLLLIDTTGATNWIMKIGGFTSIALKFPVIGRPLVIYGTQKAYKKIVQIVKNVKAQEKAEYNAIKR from the coding sequence ATGCATATAATTTATCACTGTTATGGTGGGACCCATACTTCTGTAATAGCAGCTTATATACATACTGTAAAACTGCCAATGGACAGAATTCCTTCTAAAGAAGAATTAGAAAGTATACCTTTATTTGATAAACTAAATGGCCAAAATGACCCGGGACACATCGTTCCTATTGGCACTGATGAATATGGCAACAACGTGTATTCTATGGGAGTAAAAAATGCTAAAAAGTTAATTGAGCCAGCTCTTAAAGATTTATACTATCATATATTCAATACAAACGAAGGACTGCTTTTGATTGACACGACTGGTGCTACAAACTGGATTATGAAAATTGGAGGATTTACTTCTATTGCTTTAAAATTTCCTGTTATAGGAAGACCTTTAGTCATTTATGGTACGCAAAAAGCTTATAAAAAAATTGTTCAAATAGTTAAAAACGTAAAGGCTCAAGAAAAAGCAGAGTACAACGCTATTAAACGATGA
- a CDS encoding NUDIX hydrolase, with amino-acid sequence MLIRDCAGGVVFKGDSVFILKNDKGEWVLPKGVIRNNELPIDVAIRRVCAETGLKSVEVLSTAGETSYEFYSVTRQRPVFNKITWYLMITADEEFNISKEDGFVDGGFYPIDKALEMITYSQDKSLVNVSYFKYKTLTKALA; translated from the coding sequence ATGTTAATAAGAGATTGCGCTGGAGGAGTTGTATTCAAAGGAGACAGTGTATTTATCCTCAAAAATGATAAGGGAGAGTGGGTGTTACCCAAAGGGGTTATTAGAAATAATGAATTGCCTATTGATGTGGCTATAAGGAGAGTCTGTGCTGAAACAGGTCTTAAATCTGTTGAAGTCCTTTCTACTGCTGGTGAAACCAGCTACGAATTCTATTCTGTCACCCGTCAACGTCCTGTCTTTAATAAAATCACTTGGTATCTCATGATTACCGCCGATGAGGAATTTAATATTAGCAAAGAAGATGGTTTTGTTGATGGAGGATTTTATCCTATAGACAAGGCTTTGGAGATGATTACCTATAGTCAAGACAAATCACTTGTAAACGTTTCTTATTTTAAATATAAGACGTTGACGAAGGCTCTGGCGTAA
- a CDS encoding YigZ family protein: MAKSYKTLYSYGVAEIEIKRSRFIGHAKPVSSEEEAIKFIEEIRASHRMATHNVYAYVIGENDEIQRFSDDGEPSGTAGIPVLNVIKKEGLKNVAVVITRYFGGILLGAGGLVRAYTKGAKVGIDAAGIIEKIPAKRVILTFDYTFLGKIQNELLKKGYYIKDTIYSDKVSIVLHIEENHLLEFQTFINDLTGKKCDIKIEEDVYLLKKGDEYYGT; this comes from the coding sequence TTGGCTAAAAGTTATAAAACACTATACTCTTACGGAGTTGCTGAAATCGAAATAAAGCGTTCCAGATTTATCGGACATGCTAAACCAGTTTCTTCAGAGGAAGAGGCGATAAAATTTATAGAGGAAATTAGGGCAAGTCACAGAATGGCAACCCATAACGTTTATGCTTATGTTATTGGAGAAAATGATGAAATTCAGCGTTTTAGTGATGATGGAGAGCCTTCTGGTACAGCAGGCATACCTGTATTAAATGTAATAAAAAAAGAAGGATTAAAAAACGTTGCTGTTGTAATTACAAGGTATTTTGGCGGAATATTGTTAGGAGCAGGAGGATTAGTGAGAGCTTATACAAAAGGGGCAAAAGTTGGTATTGATGCTGCTGGAATAATAGAAAAAATACCTGCGAAAAGAGTTATACTCACTTTTGATTATACTTTCCTGGGAAAGATTCAAAATGAGCTTTTAAAAAAAGGTTATTACATTAAGGATACTATATATTCAGATAAAGTTTCTATAGTATTACATATTGAAGAAAACCATCTATTAGAATTTCAAACTTTTATAAACGATTTGACAGGTAAAAAGTGTGATATAAAAATTGAAGAAGATGTGTACCTTTTAAAAAAAGGCGATGAATATTATGGAACATAA
- a CDS encoding CoA-binding protein, producing the protein MEWDYSYIDYVEEAMKRKVWAVVGALPRESKYGYQIYRTLKLNGYTAYPVNPKFREVDGDPCYDSLSSLPVIPEVVDMVVPPNRGEQYVEEAAKLGVEFIWFQPGAESEELVEKAKNLGLKVIYNTCVMLETDKRK; encoded by the coding sequence ATGGAGTGGGATTATTCCTACATAGATTATGTGGAAGAAGCTATGAAAAGAAAAGTGTGGGCTGTAGTAGGAGCACTCCCTCGAGAGAGTAAATATGGCTATCAAATTTACCGAACTCTTAAATTGAACGGGTATACAGCTTATCCTGTTAATCCAAAATTTCGAGAAGTAGATGGAGATCCTTGCTATGACTCTTTATCCAGCTTACCTGTAATACCAGAAGTTGTAGATATGGTAGTTCCTCCTAACAGAGGTGAACAGTACGTAGAAGAAGCAGCAAAATTAGGTGTGGAATTTATTTGGTTTCAGCCAGGGGCAGAAAGTGAGGAGCTGGTGGAAAAAGCTAAAAACCTTGGGCTAAAAGTTATTTATAATACCTGTGTAATGTTGGAAACAGATAAGAGAAAATAA
- a CDS encoding sulfite exporter TauE/SafE family protein, which translates to MKLFLIGLFSGIVGGMGIGGGTILIPALTIFTGTEQHIAQSVNLFSFIPTAIIALIYHFKSKNIKYKIILLIIIGGMIGSFVGAIIAAITKAFILKKIFAVFLFCMGIYEFSSKPRK; encoded by the coding sequence ATGAAACTATTTCTAATAGGACTTTTTTCAGGAATTGTAGGAGGAATGGGAATTGGAGGAGGGACAATTCTCATCCCTGCCTTGACAATCTTTACTGGAACCGAGCAACACATTGCTCAAAGCGTTAATCTTTTTTCTTTTATTCCTACAGCAATTATTGCATTAATATACCATTTTAAAAGTAAAAACATAAAGTATAAAATCATATTGCTTATAATAATAGGTGGAATGATAGGAAGTTTTGTTGGAGCTATTATAGCAGCAATTACAAAAGCCTTTATATTAAAAAAAATATTCGCTGTTTTTTTATTCTGTATGGGAATATACGAATTTTCCTCAAAACCTCGCAAATAG
- a CDS encoding sulfite exporter TauE/SafE family protein has translation MTDKLKLFSIGFITGIVNGLLGAGGGTLIVPALVFLLGIEDHKAHATAISIILPITLVSSLVYLQNKIIDIPLTINIALGSTMGGIIGAYFLNKISIPLLRKIFGIIMLIASVRMWIS, from the coding sequence ATGACTGATAAACTAAAACTTTTCTCTATAGGCTTTATAACTGGTATCGTAAACGGTCTTTTAGGGGCAGGAGGAGGCACTTTAATAGTTCCAGCATTGGTATTTTTACTTGGTATAGAAGACCATAAGGCTCATGCTACGGCAATTTCAATTATACTTCCTATCACTCTAGTCAGTAGTTTAGTGTATTTGCAAAATAAAATAATCGACATTCCTTTAACTATTAACATAGCTCTAGGAAGTACGATGGGAGGAATTATTGGTGCATATTTTCTTAATAAAATTTCCATTCCTTTATTACGAAAAATTTTTGGAATAATAATGCTTATAGCTTCCGTCAGGATGTGGATATCATGA
- the cysK gene encoding cysteine synthase A produces MIANNVFELIGKTPVVKLNKIVEKEWAEIYLKLEFFNPGGSVKDRVAFSMIEKAEKEGKLKKGSVIIEPTSGNTGIGLAMVGAAKGYKVIIVMPDTMSMERRMLLAAYGAEVVLTRGKLGMEGAIKKAEELVRQNKNYFMPQQFENFANPLIHEETTAKEIIEDFNEGLDAFVSGVGTGGTITGVGKILKNKFSNIKIIAVEPYSAAVLSGKEPGPHKIQGIGAGFIPKVLDRNVIDEVIAVKDEDAFEVTRLLAKKEGILGGISTGASLWAAIEVAKKLGKGKKVLAIAPDSGERYLSTQLFRED; encoded by the coding sequence ATGATTGCCAACAATGTTTTTGAGCTGATTGGAAAAACGCCAGTAGTTAAGTTAAATAAAATTGTGGAGAAAGAATGGGCGGAAATTTATTTAAAATTAGAATTTTTTAATCCTGGAGGCAGCGTTAAAGATAGGGTAGCTTTTTCCATGATAGAAAAGGCAGAAAAAGAAGGAAAATTAAAAAAAGGAAGTGTAATTATTGAACCTACCAGCGGAAATACAGGTATAGGGTTGGCGATGGTAGGGGCAGCAAAAGGGTATAAAGTAATAATAGTTATGCCTGATACTATGAGCATGGAAAGAAGAATGCTTTTAGCGGCGTATGGGGCAGAAGTAGTTCTTACCCGTGGCAAATTGGGGATGGAAGGCGCTATAAAAAAAGCAGAAGAATTAGTAAGGCAGAATAAAAACTATTTTATGCCACAACAGTTTGAAAATTTTGCAAATCCTTTAATCCATGAAGAGACTACTGCTAAAGAGATAATTGAAGATTTTAACGAGGGTCTTGATGCTTTTGTTTCAGGTGTAGGTACGGGGGGAACTATTACAGGAGTAGGAAAAATATTAAAAAATAAATTTTCTAATATAAAGATTATTGCGGTAGAACCTTATTCAGCAGCAGTGCTTTCTGGTAAAGAGCCTGGACCTCATAAGATTCAAGGGATTGGCGCAGGCTTCATCCCTAAGGTGTTAGATAGAAATGTCATAGATGAAGTAATTGCTGTAAAAGATGAAGATGCCTTTGAGGTGACTCGCCTTTTGGCAAAAAAAGAAGGCATACTTGGAGGAATTTCTACAGGTGCTTCCTTATGGGCAGCAATTGAAGTTGCTAAGAAGTTAGGCAAAGGTAAAAAGGTTTTAGCAATAGCTCCTGACAGTGGAGAGAGGTATTTAAGTACACAACTTTTTAGAGAAGATTAG
- a CDS encoding YebC/PmpR family DNA-binding transcriptional regulator, producing MSGHSKWANIKHKKEKMDAKKGRIFTKLTKDIIKAAKEGGGDPNTNSKLRDAIEKAKANNLPNENIQRAIKKGTGELGGANLEEVIYEGYGPAGTAIIVEALTDNKNRTAGEIRHIFDRHGGSLGAAGSVTWMFDKVGIIIVEKNDSIDEDELAMVAIDAGAQDFSAEDEEFEIITEPSNFQEVKEAIEKAGYKISEAEVTMLPKNTIQLSPEDYEKFEKLIDKLEENDDVQNVYHNVEIEDEDEE from the coding sequence ATGTCAGGGCATTCAAAATGGGCTAATATAAAACACAAAAAAGAGAAAATGGACGCTAAAAAGGGAAGAATTTTTACAAAGCTTACCAAAGATATTATAAAAGCGGCTAAAGAAGGCGGTGGAGACCCTAACACTAACAGTAAATTAAGAGATGCTATAGAAAAGGCAAAAGCTAATAATTTGCCAAATGAAAATATACAAAGGGCTATTAAAAAAGGTACCGGTGAATTAGGAGGAGCTAATTTAGAAGAAGTAATATATGAAGGATACGGTCCTGCGGGTACTGCCATAATTGTTGAAGCTTTGACTGACAATAAAAACAGAACTGCTGGTGAAATAAGGCATATTTTTGATAGGCATGGTGGTAGTTTAGGAGCAGCTGGTTCTGTTACATGGATGTTTGACAAAGTCGGAATTATAATTGTTGAAAAAAATGATTCTATTGATGAAGACGAATTAGCGATGGTTGCAATAGATGCAGGTGCGCAAGACTTTTCTGCAGAAGATGAAGAATTCGAAATAATTACTGAACCTTCAAATTTTCAAGAAGTAAAAGAAGCGATTGAAAAAGCAGGCTATAAAATTTCTGAAGCAGAAGTTACTATGCTTCCTAAAAATACTATACAACTAAGTCCTGAAGACTACGAAAAATTTGAAAAGTTAATTGACAAATTAGAAGAAAATGACGATGTACAAAACGTTTATCACAATGTGGAAATAGAAGACGAAGATGAGGAATAA
- a CDS encoding chemotaxis protein CheW, whose protein sequence is MANQIVVFKLNNEDFCVDINQVIEIIRLQTIIKVPDAPSFVEGITNLRGTVIPIVDLKKRFNLPLSEKNDNNRIIVVNVTNRPVGFIVDSVTEVLHVDDSSIQEAPDIIKGIGKEYITSIINLNDRLIINLDLHKVLTEKEKKEIEEI, encoded by the coding sequence GTGGCAAATCAAATTGTAGTTTTTAAATTAAACAATGAAGACTTTTGCGTAGACATTAATCAGGTAATAGAAATTATACGGCTTCAAACGATTATTAAAGTACCTGATGCCCCCTCTTTTGTAGAAGGCATAACTAACCTAAGAGGAACAGTTATTCCTATTGTAGATTTAAAAAAGCGCTTCAATTTGCCTTTATCAGAAAAAAATGACAATAATCGGATTATCGTAGTAAATGTCACTAACAGACCAGTAGGTTTTATCGTAGACTCAGTAACAGAAGTTTTACATGTAGACGATAGTTCCATACAAGAAGCTCCAGACATAATAAAAGGAATTGGGAAAGAGTACATAACATCTATTATCAATTTAAACGACAGATTAATCATCAACTTAGACTTACATAAAGTTTTAACAGAAAAAGAAAAGAAAGAGATAGAAGAAATTTAG
- the ruvC gene encoding crossover junction endodeoxyribonuclease RuvC, protein MRVLGIDPGIAIMGYGIIDYKSNKFTVIDYGAVTTKAGIDKALRLHDIYNGIISLIKSYSPDVVAIEELFYNKNAKTVITIGESRGVSILAAVNSGIKVFEYTPLQVKQAVVGYGRADKYQVQQMVKVLLNLEEIPKPDDVADALAVAICHCHSNNMIEKLGYSR, encoded by the coding sequence ATGAGGGTATTAGGGATAGATCCTGGAATTGCCATAATGGGCTATGGTATAATAGATTACAAATCCAATAAGTTTACTGTTATAGACTACGGTGCAGTTACTACAAAAGCTGGTATTGATAAGGCTTTGCGCCTACACGATATATATAATGGAATTATATCACTTATAAAATCTTACAGTCCTGATGTAGTAGCTATAGAAGAGCTTTTTTATAATAAAAACGCAAAGACTGTCATAACTATTGGGGAGTCCAGAGGAGTTTCTATTTTAGCTGCTGTCAATTCGGGAATAAAGGTTTTTGAATATACTCCTTTGCAAGTTAAACAAGCAGTGGTAGGGTACGGAAGAGCAGATAAATATCAAGTCCAACAAATGGTGAAGGTTTTATTAAATCTTGAGGAAATTCCTAAACCTGACGATGTAGCTGATGCATTGGCAGTTGCTATATGCCATTGTCACAGTAACAATATGATTGAAAAGCTGGGGTATTCAAGATGA